A single region of the Opitutales bacterium genome encodes:
- a CDS encoding ABC transporter permease, whose product MPGKQPDLKITAHELAPNTPRKDPLFLAVLAMIGGSYVILIALMLAADVAMAFQDWEDPSSGETHRLSGVIAALNSPELRYATGLSIISSSIAAILAVWVATPLAYLMSRFKFPGKPIIDALIDIPIILPPLVIGLLLLMLFNFPPFEWMRPWVVFEVPGVVLAQFVVACAFATRSMRVAFDQIPQRFEDVAITLGASRAQTFFRVILPQANRGILAAGTLAWARSLGEFGPILIFAGSTRMKTEVLPTSVFLEMQSGNLQGMLAISLLMILCAIIVLTVVRGLGGRVIG is encoded by the coding sequence AGATAACCGCGCATGAACTTGCGCCAAACACTCCAAGAAAAGACCCATTGTTCTTGGCCGTTCTGGCGATGATCGGAGGTTCTTATGTAATCCTGATTGCGCTGATGTTGGCTGCTGATGTGGCGATGGCTTTTCAAGACTGGGAGGATCCGTCAAGCGGTGAAACCCATCGCCTCTCCGGCGTGATTGCTGCGCTCAACTCGCCAGAACTCCGCTATGCCACTGGACTGAGCATAATCTCATCGAGCATCGCAGCCATTCTTGCTGTTTGGGTGGCTACCCCGCTTGCCTACCTCATGTCGCGTTTTAAATTTCCTGGGAAACCAATCATCGATGCTCTGATCGATATTCCGATCATCTTACCTCCACTCGTAATTGGTTTGTTGCTCCTGATGTTATTCAATTTTCCTCCTTTTGAATGGATGCGCCCGTGGGTCGTATTTGAGGTCCCGGGCGTCGTGTTAGCCCAGTTCGTGGTCGCGTGTGCCTTTGCAACCCGATCCATGCGCGTCGCATTCGACCAAATTCCACAGCGCTTCGAAGACGTCGCCATCACCCTCGGAGCCTCACGCGCGCAGACCTTCTTTCGCGTGATTCTACCCCAGGCAAACCGCGGTATACTCGCCGCAGGCACGCTCGCCTGGGCGCGCAGCTTGGGCGAATTTGGCCCTATTCTTATATTCGCCGGGTCAACTCGGATGAAAACCGAGGTGCTGCCCACGAGCGTGTTTCTCGAAATGCAATCCGGTAATCTCCAAGGCATGCTCGCTATCTCACTCCTGATGATACTCTGCGCCATCATCGTCCTCACCGTTGTTCGTGGCCTCGGAGGACGCGTCATCGGATGA
- a CDS encoding ABC transporter ATP-binding protein, with product MSQSVTIDQLSIRLGEFALDNISLNIDAGSYAILTGKSGSGKSTLLECLCGLRRFHQGTIRIGEKILAQFESGKRVKWTPPALRAVSYMPQDIALFPHLNVREQIGFALEVRKYPKDAVRTAVESMAETLQIPHLLDRKPDHLSGGEAQRVALGRALIARPQLLCLDEPLAALDADTHREMCQLLQHLHKQTGITVLHITHNPQEATLLGDTHLTICNGRIESANN from the coding sequence ATGAGCCAATCAGTTACCATCGATCAGCTTTCCATACGGCTCGGTGAGTTTGCTTTAGATAACATTTCCCTGAATATCGATGCGGGCAGCTATGCCATACTCACAGGAAAATCCGGTTCAGGAAAGTCGACCCTGCTCGAATGCTTATGCGGCTTACGCAGATTCCACCAAGGCACCATTCGAATCGGGGAGAAAATACTGGCTCAATTCGAGTCAGGCAAACGTGTCAAATGGACACCGCCTGCCCTGCGCGCTGTGAGCTATATGCCGCAAGACATTGCCCTCTTTCCTCACCTGAACGTGCGGGAACAGATTGGCTTTGCCCTAGAGGTGCGTAAATACCCGAAAGATGCAGTCCGCACAGCCGTGGAATCGATGGCCGAAACCCTACAGATCCCACACCTACTCGATCGCAAGCCAGACCATCTGAGCGGGGGCGAAGCACAACGCGTAGCGCTCGGACGAGCACTCATCGCCCGCCCACAACTACTCTGTCTCGACGAGCCCCTCGCAGCCCTCGACGCCGACACCCACAGAGAAATGTGCCAACTCCTTCAACACCTCCACAAACAAACCGGTATCACAGTCCTCCACATCACCCACAACCCACAAGAAGCCACCCTCCTCGGCGACACGCATCTGACCATCTGCAACGGTCGCATCGAGTCCGCAAATAATTAG